CCGCTTGTGCTTGATCCGGTCCTCAATCTCATCGCGGAAATTGCGGATCAGGCCTTGGATCGGCCAGGCCGCCGCATCACCGAGCGCACAGATCGTGTGGCCCTCCACCTGCTTGGTCACGTCGAGCAGCATGTCGATCTCCTCGACCTCCGCATCGCCCGTCACCAAGCGCTCCATCACCCGCATCATCCAACCGGTGCCCTCGCGGCAGGGTGTACATTGCCCACAGCTCTCGTGCTTGTAGAACTTCGCCAGACGCCAGATCGCCTTGATGATGTCAGTGTCCTTGTCCATCACGATCACGGCAGCGGTGCCAAGGCCCGACCGCTGCTCGCGCAGATAGTCGAAATCCATGATCGCATCTTTCATATGCTCGCCGCGAATGCACGGCACGGAGGACCCGCCGGGGATCACCGCCTTGAGATTGTCCCAGCCGCCGCGAATACCGCCGCAATGGGTCTCGATCAGCTCCTCAAACGAGATGCTCATCGCCTCTTCCACCACGCAAGGCGTATTCACATGGCCCGAGATCGCAAAGAGCTTCGTGCCCGCATTGTTCGGACGGCCAAAGCCCGCAAACCACTCAGGCCCCCGGCGCAGGATGGTGGGCACCACGGCAATCGATTCGACGTTGTTCACGGTGGTCGGGCAGCCATAAAGCCCCGCGCCCGCCGGGAATGGTGGCTTCATGCGCGGCATGCCCTTTTTGCCCTCAAGGGACTCCAGCAATGCCGTTTCCTCACCGCAGATATAGGCACCCGCGCCATGCACCAGATAGATGTCGAAATCCCAGCCAGATTTGCAGGCATTGCGGCCCACAAGACCCGCCTCATACGCCTCGTCAATCGCGTGCTGAAGCGCCTCTTTCTCGCGGATATATTCGCCCCGGATATAAATATAACACGCATGCGCCTGCATCGCGAAACTGGCGATCAGACAGCCTTCGATCAGCGTATGGGGATCATGCCGCATGATCTCGCGGTCCTTGCAGGTGCCCGGCTCGGATTCGTCGGCGTTGACGACCAGATAGCTGGGCCGCCCGTCGCTTTCTTTCGGCATGAACGACCATTTAAGGCCGGTGGGAAAGCCTGCGCCGCCACGCCCACGCAGGCCGGACGCCTTCATCTGGTCCACGATCCAATCACGCCCGTTTTGCAGGATCTTCGCGGTGCCATCCCAATGGCCGCGCGCCTGCGCGCCCTTCAGGCTACGATCATGCATCCCATAAAGATTGGTAAAGATACGGTCTTGGTCTTTCAGCATCGCATTAATGCCCCTGATTGTTCTGGCGCGCGCGCCACGTCTGATAGATGAGCCACAAGGCCCAGACGAACCCGGCCAGCGCCGCAAGGTCGATCAGCGCCAGAAACCGCGTCTCCAGCCCAACTGCGCGACCCACAAGCAGGCCGATGACCCAAAGGACACCCGTACCCGCAATGACAAGCGAGGCCCGCTGCCCAGTCTTGTTTGCATCCGCCTTGTTTGCATCCGTCTTTGCCACGTGGCTCACCTAATCCTTTTTCCGCGCCCGTTCGAGGCGCTTAGTAAACGTCACCGCCCTCGACACGTTTGGAGAAATCCGTCTCTCCGCCCGCCGCGAGGACTTTGGCTTGTGCGACCCATTGATCCCGGCTCACACGGCCCTTGAACCCTTCGAGGTTTTGATCGACCCAAGCGATCTCATCAGCGGACCAGCCAGCGATTTGATCGAAATGGTAGAACCCAAGACTGTTGCACAGTTTCTCAAGTTTGGGGCCAATCCCCTTGATTTCCTTCAGGTTATCCGCCTTGCCGCCCCGCGCCACTTTGAGCGCTTCGGGACGCTTACCGCCCGCCGATGGTGCAGGCTCAGCTTTGGCTGGCTTTGCTTTGGGCTTGGCCGCTTTTGGTGCCGCTTTGGGTTTTGCCGTTTTCGGCGCGGCGGCCTTGGGCGAAGCAGCAGCTGCTACAGGGGCTGCCGCAGAAGCCACCACCGTGGTCGTAGGTGCCGCGCTCGCGCTCGCACTCGTGTTGTTGGCCACAGCCGGACCCCGGCTCGCGCGACAAAAGATCACCGAAAAGAGCAGGCCAGCCACCGCAAACGCAACCGCGCCCACGCCAACTGCCGCCACAAGGCGCTGGTCGCCCACGGCCCACATCATAACGCAGGTCAGAAAGCCGACACCGGCAGCCATTGCCCAGCAACCAATCTGGCATTGAAATCCGTCATTCATATCACTCATGGGGTGTCTCCCTATGCTTCACCCGGGTGCGCCATTATTGTTTTCATTCGTACACGCCCCCCTTCTTCGCGCGCTTGGCGAACTCGGTCTCGCCCCCGCTTGCCAAAATATCGGCCTGTGCGACCCAATCATCGCGGCTTACACGGCCCTTAAATCCTTCGAGGTTCTGATCGACCCAGGCGATCTCGTCACCGGACCATTTCGAAATCTGGTCAAAGTGGTAAAAGCCCATGGAATTGATGAGCTCTTCCAGCTTCGGCCCCACGCCTTTGATCATCTTGAGATCATCCGCCCCGCCTTTGCGCGGCGCTTTCATCACGCGGGGTTTCTTGCCCGGCCCCTCAGATTTCGCAATCGGCTTTGTGGCCTTTGGGGTCTTGGCCTTCTCCACATCCTTCGGCTTCGCCTTGGATTTCGCCGCAGCCCCTTTGGCCGCATCGGCATCCGACAGGCGCGCCGTCCCGATCGCCGCAGGCGTCGCGCGCAGCTTGACCGATGGCGCGGCGGGCTTGTGCATCGCGCCATGGGTGGTCCACGGCGTCAAAAGCGGCACTTCGCTGCCGTCGATCCGCTTGATCGTATCGTTGAGGTCGGTCGCCGCCTGTGCGCTGGCGTTATATTTGGCGTGCCCGCTATCGAATTCCTTGAGGCTGGTCAGACCCGTGATCGGCTCAGCGGCGAAGCGCCCGTTTTGCGGGCCGGGCGCAGGGATCTTGCCTGCCGCCATCTCGTCAATGATTTCGCCCATCCGCGCGGCAGTCAGGTCTTCATAATAATCCTTACCGATCTGCGCCATCGGTGCGTTGGCACAGGCCCCGAGGCACTCAACCTCCTCCCAGCTGAACTTGCCATCGGCGCTCAGCTCATGGGGGTTTGGCGCGATCTTCTCGCGGCAAACAGCAACCAGATCCTCGGCCCCGCAGATCATGCAGGACGTTGTGCCGCAAACCTGAATATGTGCAATTGATCCAACCGGTTGCAGCTGAAACATGAAGTAAAAAGACGCCACTTCAAGACCCCGGATATAGGCCATGCCAAGCATCGCTGACACACCTTCAATCGCCGGGCGGGTCAGCCAGCCTTCCTGCTCCTGCGCGCGCCACAGCAAAGGTATAATCGCGCTGGCCTGACGGCCTTCGGGATATTTCGCGATCTGACCCTCGGCCCATGCCTGATTTGCAGGGGTGAAGGCGAAAGTTTCGGGTTGTTCGTGATAGAGGCGACGAAGCATTTTGCGCCCTCTCCTATGCCGTGGCGCGGGGGGTGCCCGCACCTGAAATCATTATCGCGCCGACGCGCAGGGCGGCGGCGCTCAACTGCACGGCCCCCATACAAGGATCAGCGTTTTCTCATAGCCGTAATAGATCACTTCGCCCTCACTCACGAGGGCTTCGATCACCACATCGGTGCGCGCAGGATCAAGCCCCGCCTGGCTCACCAGAAGGTCTTTGTCACGCACACCCACGCGACATTCATTGCCCGCCATGAAGGCGACAAACCCAGCGCGCGTTTCGGGGATAATCGTGGCGGCCAGCTCTTTTGCGCGGTCACAAAATTCTGCCGTCACCTCGATCCGGTCCGCACTTACGCTCAGCTCATCATGGCGCGCCATCTCATCGGCCAAAAGGGCCATTTCATTAGGATTAACGCCATATGCGCCCATCACGGAGGCAAGGCCTTCGGTGCTGCGCGCGCAGGTCCCGTCGCTGGCAATCGCTGCCAGAAAGCGGTTGTGGCGCGTAGGCTCCGGCCCACCTTGGCAGACAGCGCTGCGCAGCATCAGGCCATCGCCCGCCTGTACCGCCTCATTAGAACCAAGAAGTGCTTCGACCACTGCCGCCCGCTCGCCCGCATCCGCAAAACCAGCAGCGGTCAGCGCGGCATCGGCGTTGGTCACGACGCAGGTCTGTGCGCGCAACGCATCGCGCGCCATCTCAACGCGTGCCACATCCGGTATGCCGGCATCAACAGCCAGTGCAGGTGCCCCGATGCTAGCCGCAACAGCAAAACATATGGCGCGCGCGCCTATCATCGGTCGATTTCTCCGAACACCACATCCATCGTGCCGATAATGGCCGCCACATCAGCAAGCTGATGGCCGCTGGCAATATAATCCATCGCCTGCAAATGCAGGTATCCCGGCGCGCGGATCTTGGCGCGATAGGGCTTGTTGGACCCATCCGAGACTAAAAACACGCCAAACTCACCCTTCGGGGCCTCGACTGCCGCGTAAACCTCGCCAGCTGGCACGTGGAAACCTTCGGTGTAGAGTTTGAAATGGTGGATCAGGGCCTCCATCGAGGTTTTCATATCCCCCCGGCTGGGCGGTGTGATCTTGCCGCGCGCAAGGACGTCGCCCTTGCCCTCCGGCGCGCGCAGTTTTTCAATCGCCTGATGGATGATCGAGATGGATTGGCGCATCTCCTCCATCCGGCAGAGGTAGCGATCATAACAGTCGCCATTCTTGCCAATGGGGATTTGGAAGTCGAATTCATCATAACATTCATAGGGTTGCGCCCGGCGCAAATCCCATGCCATGCCGCTACCGCGCACCATGACGCCGCTAAAGCCCCAATCGAGCGCGTCTTGCTCGGACACAATACCAATATCGGCATTACGCTGCTTGAAGATGCGGTTTTCCGTGAGCAACCCGTCAATATCGCCAAGGACGCGGGGGAAATCCTTCGCCCATGTCTCGATATCGTCGATCAGATCCTCGGGCAGGTCTTGATGCACACCACCGGGCCGGAAATAGGCCGCATGAAGCCGCGCACCGCAGGCCCGCTCATAAAACACCATGAGCTTTTCGCGCTCCTCAAAGCCCCAAAGCGGCGGGGTCAGAGCCCCCACATCCATGGCCTGAGTGGTGACGTTGAGCAGGTGGCTCAGGATGCGGCCGATCTCGGAATAAAGCACCCGGATCAGCGAGGCGCGGCGCGGCACTTCAACACCCGTCAGCCGCTCAATTGCCAGGCACCACGCGTGCTCTTGGTTCATCGGAGCTACGTAATCCAGCCGGTCAAAATAAGGCAGGTTTTGCAGGTAGGTGCGGCTCTCCATCAGCTTTTCGGTGCCACGGTGCAGAAGGCCAATATGCGGATCACACCGCTCGACAATCTCGCCATCAAGCTCAAGCACCAGCCGCAAAACCCCATGCGCCGCAGGGTGCTGCGGACCGAAGTTAATGTTGAAATTACGGATTTTCTGCTCGCCCGTCACATAATCGCGCGAGCCGTCATCATAGGTGTTGTTGCGAATGTCGCCGTCCATCAGCCCTTCGCCTCCTCTTTCTTCTCATCACCCGGCAGGATGTATTCGGCCCCCTCCCAAGGGCTCATGAAATCAAACTGGCGGTATTCCTGCACAAGGCTCACAGGTTCATAAATCACCCGCTTTTGCGCCTCATCATAGCGCACTTCGGTATACCCCGTCGTCGGGAAATCCTTGCGCAGCGGATAGCCGCGAAACCCATAATCGGTGAGGATGCGGCGCAGATCAGGGTGGCCTGTGAAAAGGATGCCAAACATATCAAACACCTCACGCTCGAACCAGTTGGCCGACGGGTGCTGGGATGTGATTGAGGGGACCATATCCTCCTCGCGCACAAATGTGCGCAGGCGGATGCGGTGATTTTGGTACATGCTGAGGAAGTGGTAAATCACCTCGAACCGCTTGGCGCGCTCTGGGTAATCAACCGCCGTGATATCCACGAGCGTAGAGAACTGGCAGCTACGGTCGGTCTTGAGAAACTCCACAAGCCCGCAAATGTTGGACAGCGCCACATCAACCGTCAGCTCGCCATGCGCCACGGCCCAACTCAACACGCAATCCTCGCGCTTGAGCTCAATATGCGTGCCCAATTCGTTCAGCGCATCACTCATATCTTAATCCCCCTTATCGCCGGGCCCTAGCGGACCAAAGTGCCTGTGCGGCGGATTTTGCGTTGCAGCTGCAAGATGCCATAAACCAGCGCCTCGGCGGTGGGCGGGCAACCGGGCACATAGATATCGACCGGGACGATCCGGTCACATCCACGCACTACGGAATAGCTGTAATGGTAATAACCGCCACCATTGGCGCAGGAGCCCATGGAGATGACATAGCGCGGCTCGGGCATCTGATCGTAGACCTTGCGCAAAGCGGGCGCCATCTTGTTGGTCAGCGTGCCTGCCACGATCATCACATCCGATTGGCGCGGGCTCGCGCGTGGGGCAAAGCCAAACCGCTCCACGTCATAGCGCGGCATGGCGGTATGCATCATCTCGACCGCGCAGCACGCAAGACCAAAGGTCATCCAGTGCAAGCTGCCTGTGCGCGCCCAGTTAATGATATCCTCTGATGATGTCAGCAAGAACCCCTTGTCCTGCAATTGCGCATTGAGGTCCTGCGTCGCGACCTCACGGTCCGCGCCAGCATGATTGGCGCCAACAGCTACTCCCATTCGAGCGCTCCCTTCTTCCATTCATAGGCAAAGCCGATGGTCAACACGCCCAGAAACACCATCATCGACCAGAACGCCGTCATGGAGATATCCTGGAACGCCACCGCCCACGGGAAAAGCATTGCGATCTCCAGATCGAAAATGATGAAAAGGATCGCCACGAGGTAGAACCTCACGTCGAACTTCATCCGCGCATCATCAAATGCGTTGAATCCGCATTCATACGCGCTGACCTTTTCAGGGTCCGGGCTGCGTACCGCGATGATCACTGCGGCCAGAATGAGAACAAGACCAAGCCCTATGGCGATGGCCAAAAACACGAGAATTGGGAGGTATTCCCTCAACATCTCTTCCAAGAGTGGCTCCTTAATCTGCGCCCGGGTCTGCACATATGGCAGACCCGGGCGGTCAAGTGGCAAAATTGACTGATCTACATCTATCTCTGCCCTATGGCAGGGTCAACCGCGCGAAGGCCGATTTGCCTCCCCTTTTGCACGGTGTCATATCGCAAAAAAACCGATGCATCCGACATGCATTGCCGATTGTGAGGCCTGCGCAGCACATGGCACATTTGAACGCGGTCAGGTGCGGCAATCGCGCCACCAGCCCGCCAAATGGCCCCGATCAGTCTGCCTTGGACCAGCTTCGCGCGCCGCGCAAAAAAGGCCGTGATCCCCTCGCGCGCCTCCGGCCCTTCCCAGCAGGTCAAAGCGTCAGGAGTTCCGGCCCGCGCAGCGTCTTGTCAAACGGCATCTCAGCCACACGGAACGGCACGCCCATTTCTTTCAACAGCCACAAAACGCGCATCGAACAGCTTTGCGGCACATGGTATAGTGTGATCATCTCAGGGTCCTTTTCCGCGCATGTCTCAGGCGCTTAAATCTGGTCGCGTGCGCGTGGTGGCGTCGCGCGCGCCTGCGGCCTCATACCACCGTGTCAGCGCACGGCGCCTTCGCAAAGCAGCACTCCCCTCCGGCACATGGGCGAAATACTCCAGCATTGGCAGCAGATGACAAGACGCAAGGCAGATCACCTCAGGCCTCAACACAAGCCCCTCGGCGGCAATCTCCTCCAGCGCATCCAGCACAGCCTCTGCGGCCTTAAGCCCCTTGTCCACCTGCGCCAGATCGCCCTCATTACCCGCATAAAACCCGTGCGAGAAAACCTGCCGCACCAAGGGCCAATAGCCATAGGCGTCCACCAGCCCAATCACCTGCCGCATCCGGGCCAGCGCGCGGGGTGCCTCAGGCGTCATACGCCCCCCGGCCAACTCCGCATTAACGTAGTCCAAGATCGCCGCCGTCTCCCAAAGGCGAAATGACCCGTGCTCCAGAACCGGCACGCGCCCGAAGGGCTGCAACGGGATCAGAGCCGCAAGGCCCTCTGCCGTGAACGGATCCAGATCGACGACATCAAAGGCCGCTCCCGCCTCGGTCAGCGCAAGCCGCGCCGACCAAGTGTAGACGCTGTGGCGGTATCCCGTAAGCCGCAACGGCCCACTCATTGCGCCACCAGCGGTAAATCCGCTGCCGCCCCTTCCTCGCAAAGCCCCTCAGGACGGACGGCGCGGATGGCAGGATAGGCCATAATCTGCCTGTAAAGCTGGCGTTTCGACATCATCAAAAAGCCTCCTGACAGGGCGCTTGATCCAGATCAAGTCCCAAAAAATCTATCATTTGACGTGAATCAAAGCCCCTCCCCGCAAGCCGTTTTAGCAAGGAGGCGGAAACACAAAGGGACACATCATGAAGACAGCCACTCCCCCCCTCGCGCTCGCCGCCGGCATCGCCATTGCGGCCCTCGCCAGCCCTGCCTCCGCCACCGACAAGGGCGATTTCACCCTTGGCTTCGGCCTTGGCCTCGTATCGCCACAGGCGGGCAACTCGACCACCACGGTGGGCCAGATCAACGTCGATGATAACATCCGCCCGACGCTGACATTCGAGTATTTCGTCGCTGACAAAGTCGGTGTCGAGGTGCTGGCCGCGTGGCCGTTTGAGCATGACATCAACCTCGTGGGAACAGGCCGCGTTGCCAAGACCAAGCACCTGCCACCCACAGTCTCGATCAAATATCACTTCGCCAACCAATCCAGCATCACACCCTTCGTCGGCGTTGGCCTCAACTACACACATTTCTTCGATGAAAGCGGCGTGGGTACGCTTGCCGGGGCCAATGTCAGCATCGACGACAGCTGGGGTGTAGCCGCCGTGGCCGGTTTGGATTTCGCCATCTCCGACCGTGGTGCTCTCCGCGCCGAGATGCGGTATATCGACATCGAAAGCGATGTGAAAATCAATGGCGCGACTATCGGCAAGGTCAAGATTGACCCGGTTGTCCTTAACGTCGCCTATGTTCTTAAATTCTGAGACAGGCACCGCGCGGAGCGACCTGCGCAACATATAAACTCCTGGCCGCCTTTCGGGGCGGCCTTTTGTATCTGGGGCTGGCAGGCAGGGCATGACGGCTGAAACCTCAGACCTGCCCCAGCCGCGCCTCAGGACAGCCTGCATCGCCCCCATGCACCAGCCATCCCACCCGGTTGACGTGATATTCACGCCGCGTGGGCGCACAAAGCGGCCCACAGGCCACGACGATCCAGATCCCCACATCGCCGGGAAAGGCCACACAATCTGTCATCTCGCCCCCCGTCTCGGCGGCATAGAGTGCTGCGTAGTGGTTGATTACATCCGTCTCGGTGATCGTTATCGCAAGATAGCCCATTCGCAATCCATAGGCCCCGGCCCCTAGGGCCATGATGCAAAGAGGTGCCCAGATGAGCCAGCGCATCGGTCCCTGCATCCGCCTATTGCGCCTGATAGACCGCACCCACCTCAGCCCGGATGATCCGGGCAATCTGCGCGCAATCCTCAAGGCTGAACGTGAGCGGCAGGCGCATATCGACGATGCCTTTCAGCACCCGGTCAGTCGCGGGCATCGCCTCCGAGGGCGCATAACGCCAGCTGTCATAGCGGCTGGTGAACCCCGCAGGCTCTGCGCCGCCGAACCATTTCAGCTCCACCCCCCGCTTGAGGCACCGCGCCAGCACTTCGCTGATACGCGCGCTTGGCCAATCAAGCAGCAGGAACTGAATCGACGATCCGACAAATGTCTCCTCAGGCGGACGCGTGGTCAGGCACAAGCCCGGCGTGCCGCTCAGCCCCTCCTCCACCACGCGGTAGCGCGCATTCCACTTGTCGCGCTGCGCATCCAAGTTGCGAAGCTGCGGCCGCAGGATCGCCGCACGCAGATTATCCATCCGCCCCGAGACATTGGGCGTGGTGTATTTCACCTCGTCAAACGCGGCCTCTGGCGGGGGTGTGCCGTGGCGCCCGTAGAGCATGTAAGACCCCGAGAGCATGATCGCACGCGCGGCAATCGCATCATCATCGGTCACGAGAAACCCGCCCTCGCCCGCGTTGATATGTTTGTAGGTCTGCATGGAGTAGCAGCCAACCACCCCCTGCCGCCCCGACGGAATACCGCGCCACGCAGCCCCCATCGTGTGGGCGCAATCCTCGATCACCAAGACCCCCGCCGCATCACAGATCGCCATCAGACGATCCATATCCGCCAGATGCCCGCGCATATGGCTCAGCATCAGAACGCGCGCCAGGCCGGCCTTGGCCTCCAGATCAGCCAGATCAATGGTCAGATTCTCGGTCACACCGACGAAAACAGGCGTGGCACCTACGGCGGCAATCGCCCCGGGGACAGGGGCAAGGGTGAAGGCATTGGTCAGCACCTTGTCCCCCGGCCCGATCCCCACCGCGCGCAATGCCGCCCCCATCGCATAGCCGCCCGACGCCACCGCCAACGCATATTTCGCGCCAACAGACGCTGCGAATTCCTGCTCCAGAAGCCCCACCTCACCCACCTCACCGGGGCCAAGGTTATAGCGGTGGAGCCGCCCGCTGCGCATCACGGCGATGGCGGCCTCGATCCCTTCTTCGGGGATGGGTTCCTGCTGGGTGAAATTGCCTTGAAAAATCTCTGTCATGGGGAATGTTCTACGCCGGTTGCGCCTCTGGTCAATGAAATTGCTCCGCGCAGATTAGCCGATCAAGCGCCGCACAGCGTCTGGCAGCTCCTCAAAATGACCAATCAACGCCTCGGGCTGCAAAGCGGCCATATCGCCCCCGGCAGGCCCGAAGGTGACAAGGATCGACGGCACGCCCGCCGCGCGCGACGTCTCGCGGTCCGTCACCGTATCCCCCACCAGAAGCGATCTCGCCGGATCGCCGCCTGCGCGCCGCACGGCCTCCACCATCGGCGCGGGGTCGGGCTTGCGCGTGGGTAAGGTATCAGCCCCGATCAAAGCGCCAAAGGCCTCCAAGGCCCCCATCCGCTCCATCAGGATGCGCGCCAAATATTCTGGTTTATTGGTGCAAATGGCGACCTTATAGCCTTGCGTTTTCAACGCCTCGACCGTCTCCATCGCTTGCGGGTAAAACCGCGTGTGCACCGCAATCGCCTGCGCGTAATGCTCCAAAAGCGGCTGATACCACGCATCCAGAATCGCCGCATCAGCAGGCCGGCCCAAACGCTCAAGGCCGGCGGTGAGCATCGCCCGCCCCCCGCGCAGCGCCGTGCCCGCATCGCGCGCGGCGTCGAGCACATCGCCCTCGCCATCGCCCAAGCCCATGTCGCGAAAACACGCATTGGCAGCGGCCAGCAAATCGCCGCTTGTATCGGCCAAAGTGCCATCAAGATCGAAAACAACCGTGCGCATGCCTGCCCCCTTTTCCCGCCCAACTGGGCGCTTTTCCGCGCAAGCCTGACACATACGGCAATCTTCTTTGATCGGCCGCCCGCTTGCGCGCGCTGTGTCAGCAGATAGAAGGGGTGAGATTTGATTACAAACGAGAATCCAAAAAATGGGCATAGCTTTGATCATTCTCGGTGCGGGCAAAGGCACCCGTATGCACTCAGACCTGCCCAAAGTGCTGCATCCCATCGCAGGCGCGCCGATGCTGGTTCACGCGATCCGCGCCGGGGCCTCCTTGGAGCCCGCACGCTGCGTGATCGTGGCCGGGCACGGCGCTGAGGCGGTGACAAAAGCCGCCGAAGACTATGAGCCCGCAGCCCAGATTGCCCTGCAATCCGAGCAGCTTGGCACGGCCCATGCTGTTGCTCAGGCGCGCGATTTGCTGAAGGAGCACGAGGGCGACGCGCTCGTGCTTTATGGCGACACGCCTTTCATTCAGCCCGAGACGCTGGAGCGGATGGTGGCCGCCCGCGCCGTGCATGACCTGGTCGTGCTGGGCTTTCACGCTGCCGATCCGGGCCGTTACGGACGGCTGGTGATGGCGGGCGACACGCTGGAGCGGATTGTGGAGTTCAAAGACGCCACCGAGGCGGAACGCGCGATTGATTTTTGCAATTCCGGCGTGATCGCCTGCGACAGCGCCACGCTTTTTGACCTGATCGACGCGGTGGGCAACGACAACGCGGCGGGCGAATATTACCTCACCGACATCATCGCCATCGCCCGCGCGCGCGGCCTGAGCGCCACGGCGGTGGCCTGCGACGAGGCCGAGACGCTGGGCGTGAATTCCCGCGCGGAGCTGGCACAGGCCGAGACCCTCTTTCAGGCCCGCGCCCGCACGCAGGCGATGGAGAACGGCGTGACGCTTCTGGCCCCAGAAACGGTGTTCTTTGCCTTCGATACCGCCATTGGCCGCGACAGCCTGATTGAGCAAAATGTCGTCTTCGGCCCCGGTGCCACGGTAGA
The nucleotide sequence above comes from Roseovarius carneus. Encoded proteins:
- the glmU gene encoding bifunctional UDP-N-acetylglucosamine diphosphorylase/glucosamine-1-phosphate N-acetyltransferase GlmU, which produces MGIALIILGAGKGTRMHSDLPKVLHPIAGAPMLVHAIRAGASLEPARCVIVAGHGAEAVTKAAEDYEPAAQIALQSEQLGTAHAVAQARDLLKEHEGDALVLYGDTPFIQPETLERMVAARAVHDLVVLGFHAADPGRYGRLVMAGDTLERIVEFKDATEAERAIDFCNSGVIACDSATLFDLIDAVGNDNAAGEYYLTDIIAIARARGLSATAVACDEAETLGVNSRAELAQAETLFQARARTQAMENGVTLLAPETVFFAFDTAIGRDSLIEQNVVFGPGATVESGAHIRAFSHLEGCHVSRGAIVGPYARLRPGAELAEYVRIGNFVEIKNAVLEAGAKVNHLSYIGDATVGADANIGAGTVTCNYDGVMKHHTTIGARAFIGSDTMLIAPVNVGDDAMTGSGSVITRDVPDGALAIARPEQVTKPGMARKLFDILKKKKAKQAKGAE